In Fusarium oxysporum Fo47 chromosome VII, complete sequence, the following proteins share a genomic window:
- a CDS encoding acyl-CoA dehydrogenase/oxidase — protein MPIDFTLTPEQEELKASARRFAKEVLTPAREAYLKLPTQHQRYQCTRDAYRKLVEGGWIKIQIPEKYGGTRKSLVDLAIIAEEFFAADSSIPITWLVTGLGLAPIFMYGSEEQKRRFLAPFLNMESDDVAALGFSEPTGSANYIQDEGGVGIQTFAEIKGNEVIINGGKLWASNSGGWDFRGPSVLCLLCRFKKDGPPKDSLGFVVITKREFEAGVNRGAFEVPSDIETHGFRASSGPRTKFTNFRVPRENILASVGLGAVINVAAFTESAVLVGAGAAGLMRSCFAHTHKFVTTEKRGGSSPTIKYQSVGDLLISMKMREETTRYLTWKACHYLDTTGETEMAYQAKVYGSENAIQCVLEGMQAVGVTAYDCTQPYGLMMDDALCLPLFEGSNVGVRRRQIQSIFAQPGYDPESCASGKPWSKMASTYPDGVPKAHL, from the coding sequence ATGCCTATCGATTTTACCCTTACTCCCGAGCAAGAGGAGCTCAAAGCTTCGGCTCGCAGATTCGCGAAGGAGGTCCTAACCCCCGCGCGTGAAGCGTACCTCAAGCTCCCAACCCAGCACCAACGATATCAGTGTACTCGGGATGCGTACCGAAAGCTCGTTGAGGGTGGATGGATCAAGATCCAGATTCCTGAAAAGTACGGTGGCACGAGAAAAAGCCTTGTTGATCTTGCAATCATTGCCGAAGAGTTTTTCGCCGCTGATTCTAGTATCCCCATTACATGGCTGGTGACTGGTCTCGGGCTCGCCCCTATCTTCATGTACGGGAGCGAAgaacagaagagaagattTCTCGCCCCCTTCCTCAATATGGAGAGCGACGACGTCGCAGCACTCGGCTTCTCGGAGCCCACTGGAAGTGCCAATTATATCCAAGATGAAGGCGGTGTGGGAATTCAGACCTttgctgagatcaagggAAACGAAGTCATCATTAACGGTGGAAAGCTATGGGCATCCAATAGTGGAGGATGGGATTTTAGGGGGCCATCTGTACTCTGTCTTCTCTGTCGATTCAAGAAAGATGGCCCTCCAAAGGACTCCCTCGGTTTTGTTGTGATTACAAAGAGGGAATTCGAGGCCGGCGTCAACAGGGGCGCTTTCGAAGTACCCAGTGACATTGAGACACATGGGTTCCGCGCGTCATCAGGCCCACGAACCAAGTTTACCAACTTTCGTGTTCCGAGAGAGAACATCCTTGCTTCTGTCGGCCTTGGCGCTGTGATAAATGTAGCTGCATTTACCGAGTCCGCTGTGCTCGTTGGcgctggtgctgctggcTTGATGAGATCTTGCTTTGCACACACGCACAAGTTTGTCACAACGGAGAAACGCGGTGGATCATCTCCAACCATCAAGTACCAGTCTGTTGGCGATTTGTTGATCAGCATGAAGATGCGTGAAGAAACCACGCGCTACCTCACCTGGAAAGCATGCCATTACCTTGACACCACTGGGGAAACGGAAATGGCATATCAGGCCAAGGTTTATGGTTCCGAAAACGCCATCCAGTGTGTCCTGGAGGGAATGCAGGCTGTTGGGGTGACTGCATATGACTGCACTCAACCATACggattgatgatggatgatgccCTCTGTTTGCCGCTATTTGAAGGATCCAACGTTGGTGTCAGACGCCGTCAGATTCAGAGCATCTTCGCCCAGCCCGGCTATGACCCCGAGTCCTGCGCAAGCGGTAAGCCCTGGAGCAAGATGGCATCGACCTACCCTGATGGTGTCCCCAAAGCGCATTTGTAA